The following are encoded in a window of Amaranthus tricolor cultivar Red isolate AtriRed21 chromosome 2, ASM2621246v1, whole genome shotgun sequence genomic DNA:
- the LOC130805112 gene encoding uncharacterized protein At4g06598-like yields the protein MANPKGSANVRNLMHNGKNYLLPPKSPFPCITPSYTEYGPNASLGSKSTTKCRDGSAFHQRTSSESLIEEQPSWFDELLNEPDTPVRKGHRRSSSDSFAYFDAGNMLNADYMSISQDESKFQSVASSPLWGSRNLDLRKDTHQGSLYHDPKFFGKPKNRPLELKVAPTNYTSGICSSRDNAVNQSMGVSSAPLEVDPISSTGAEKQDHSELGSHDLKTSERKDGSHAKSPSENDTKRAKQQFAQRSRVRKLQYIAELERNVQALQAEGSEVSAELEFLNQQNLILSMENKALKQRLDNLAQEKLIKYLEHEVLEREMSRLRALYQQQQQQSHQRPSSSHRRKNSRDLDAQFANLSLKHKEAGTGADSFSGPVRI from the exons ATGGCGAATCCCAAAGGATCTGCAAACGTCAGAAACCTGATGCATAATGGCAAGAACTATCTTCTCCCCCCTAAAAGTCCATTCCCCTGTATTACTCCATCTTACACTGAATATGGACCCAATGCCTCTCTGGGATCAAAATCTACCACAAAATGTAGAGATGGAAGTGCCTTTCATCAAAGAACTTCATCAGAGAGCCTAATAGAGGAGCAACCCTCTTGGTTCGATGAACTTTTAAATGAGCCGGATACCCCTGTACGTAAAGGTCATCGCCGCTCATCAAGTGACTCTTTTGCTTATTTTGATGCTGGCAACATGTTGAATGCAGATTATATGTCAATATCACAGGATGAGAGCAAGTTCCAATCTGTGGCGTCTTCTCCTTTATGGGGGTCACGAAATCTAGATCTTAGGAAAGATACTCATCAAGGATCTCTTTATCACGATCCTAAATTTTTTGGGAAACCTAAGAATAGGCCATTGGAACTAAAAGTAGCTCCCACAAATTATACTAGTGGCATCTGTTCATCCAGAGATAATGCTGTTAACCAAAGTATGGGAGTATCCTCTGCACCACTTGAAGTGGATCCAATTTCGTCTACAGGGGCTGAGAAGCAAGACCACAGTGAATTGGGCTCTCATGATTTAAAAACTTCTGAGAGGAAAGATGGTTCCCATGCAAAATCTCCGTCTGAAAATGATACAAAACGCGCTAAACA GCAATTTGCTCAACGTTCGAGGGTTCGGAAGCTTCAGTACATAGCAGAGCTGGAAAGAAATGTACAGGCCCTACAG GCGGAAGGGTCTGAAGTTTCAGCTGAGCTTGAGTTTCTCAATCAACAGAATTTAATCCTTAGCATGGAGAATAAAGCTTTGAAACAGCGTTTGGATAACTTGGCCCAGGAGAAGCTTATCAAATACT TGGAGCATGAAGTTTTGGAAAGGGAGATGAGTCGTCTTCGAGCCCTGTAtcaacagcagcagcagcaaTCTCATCAGCGGCCGTCATCTAGCCACAGACGGAAAAATAGCAGAGATCTTGATGCTCAGTTTGCAAATCTCAGTTTAAAGCACAAAGAAGCTGGTACAGGTGCCGACTCTTTTAGTGGTCCAGTTCGTATCTAA